TAGTCGGCCATACCTTCGTCGTTCGGGTCGATCGGATCCAGCTCGATCGAGTGAGCATGGGTGGCACCCACGATGTCCATCGCCGGGATGAACGGCGCTGGCGGGTAGGACTCGTCGATGATGACGGTCCAGCGGCAGTGCGGATGCTGGTCCAACGGCGTCCTGGGCGGCCGGTGGATGGGCCGGACCTGCGCCTTGCGGTTGGTGGCCAGCGCGGTGGCATCGAAGGTGGGGTCCTCGATGTCGTGGCACATGCCTTTGACGTAATCGTCGCCCATCGGTTCGACGTCGAGCAGCGCACCGCAGTGGTCCAGATAGAACTCGCCGTGCCAGCGGTCGTGCACGATATAGCGGAAGTCCATGAACTGCGGCGGCGCGCCGATATCGAGCTGCAGGCCCTTGAAGAGCGTGAAGATGTCCACGCCCTCGTACTTGAGCGCCTTCTGCATCCGCCTGGTGTACAGCGGACTGGAGGCCGCCCACTCCTCGATGGCGATCTGCAGCATTTCCTCACGGCCGAACGACGATATGCACCATGCCATTCCGGACCGGTCGATCAACTGGCCGATCAGCAGCAACTCCGGGACCAGGGTCGCCAGCTCGTCGCGTGTCAGCGCGGCATATCTACTGTTCATCGACGCTGCCCCCGGAATGCATCTTCACCGCGGCGTTGACATTGCCCTTCTTGTCCTCGCCGGCACCGCGCTCGGCCGCCTTCTTACGCTGCCGCACCACCTTGCTCACCGCGCCGTCCAGCTTGGAACCCAACGGGAACCCGAGGTAGTGGGTCAGGAACACCGACACCTCTTTGAGTTCCTCCGCGGTGATCTCCCCGTTGTGCAGTGCGGCGTTGATCTGGATCTCGGCCAGATCCGAATTTCCCACCGCCGTCACCGCGGCGAGCGTCAGCAGGCGCTTGTCCCGCATCGACAACCCCGGCCGGGTCCAGATGGTGCCGAAGAGGTGTTCGACGGTCAGGTCGAAGTACGGGTCGCCCTGGATATCGGGCATCTCCCAGCCGTAGACCTCGTTCATCTTCTGCAGGCCCTGCTGGCGACGATCGTCAGAACTCACTGCGTCACTCCTTCGTGTGCGGTACGCCGAGGCCGTCGGCCAGGCGGTCCAGCGCCACCTTGGCCAGCGGAAGATCCACTCCCACAACCTCGCCCAGCCCGAGTGCGAGCGTCAGGTCCTTCTCCGCCAGACCGCGGGTGTGGATGAACATGTCATATATCCAGTGGTCGGGAGTCAGCTGCCTGGTGTCATCGCGCACCATGATGGCCCCGGGCCCGCCGCTCTGTGCGTCGCTGTGGCGCACCACCCGGCCCAGCTTCTGCAGATCGATACCGGACGCCTCGGCCAGTTGCTGCGCCTCACATGCGGCCGCGAACCCGATGAACGTGAGCATGTTGCGAGCCAGCTTCATCCTGGTACCCGCGCCGGGCTCGCCGGCACGCACCACCATCGACGCCCATTTCTTGAACACCGGCTTGACCAATTCGTAGGCTTCGTCGCTCGCGCCCACCATGACAGCCAACTCGCCCTTGTCGGCGGCACCTGCGCCACCACTGACCGGCGCGTCGACCACATGG
This genomic stretch from Mycolicibacterium fluoranthenivorans harbors:
- a CDS encoding carboxymuconolactone decarboxylase family protein, with the protein product MNEVYGWEMPDIQGDPYFDLTVEHLFGTIWTRPGLSMRDKRLLTLAAVTAVGNSDLAEIQINAALHNGEITAEELKEVSVFLTHYLGFPLGSKLDGAVSKVVRQRKKAAERGAGEDKKGNVNAAVKMHSGGSVDEQ
- a CDS encoding NAD(P)-dependent oxidoreductase, whose protein sequence is MSELRLGYIGLGNQGAPMARRLVDWPGGLTVFDVRTDAMTPFAESGATAAGDIAEVAKADVISVTVLTDAQVRDVVGRLAQHATPGTVIAIHSTIEPNTAAELAEQLRSKGIHVVDAPVSGGAGAADKGELAVMVGASDEAYELVKPVFKKWASMVVRAGEPGAGTRMKLARNMLTFIGFAAACEAQQLAEASGIDLQKLGRVVRHSDAQSGGPGAIMVRDDTRQLTPDHWIYDMFIHTRGLAEKDLTLALGLGEVVGVDLPLAKVALDRLADGLGVPHTKE